In Sphaerospermopsis torques-reginae ITEP-024, the genomic window CGTAAAGCCCCCACAACCTATGCGCGAGATGTGTGTTGCTGTTCAAGAAAAAGAATTGCTAGAAGGGACAATTCAAAAAATGAATTTATATTATCTTATCTAGATGTAGGTTAGTAGTTGTAGGTTGGGTTAAGCAACAGCACAACCCAACAAAATTAAATCACAAAATCACCAAAATGTTGGGTAACATACGTCAACCCAACCTACAAGATTTAAATAACATCCTGAAAATCCTTAAATCCTGGATATCCTGATTCAGATAATTTCATTTTCTGCAAAATTCGAGCAAATTTATGATATCTACTACTGCAATTTCTCCCATCTTAACTATTCCCCCCCTAGAAAACGGCGACAAATTAACCCGTCATGAATTTGAACGGCGTTATCATGCCATGCCGAATTTGAAAAAAGCCGAATTAATTGAAGGAGTAGTTTACGTGGCATCACCTGTTAGAGCAAAACAACATGGTAAACCCCATGCTCGCATTATGACTTGGTTAGGAACTTATGAAGCAGCTACACCAGGCGTGGAAGCACTGGATAATACTACCGTCCTTCTTGATACAGATAACGAACCACAACCGGATGCTTTATTAAGAATTGAAACAAACGGACAATCAAGAATTAATGAGGATGATTATGTAGAAGGTGCGCCAGAATTAATAGTAGAAATTGCCGCTTCTAGTGCTTCCTATGATTTACATGAAAAACTCAAAGTTTATCGTCGTAATCAAGTCCAAGAATATTTAATCTGGCGAGTTTATGACTATCAATTTGATTGGTTTAGGTTACAAAAAGGAGAGTATATTCAACTTCAACCCAATGCAGATAATATAATTTGTTCCCAAGTATTCCCTGGTTTATGGTTAGATAAAACAGCATTATTAGGAGGAGATTTAGGAAAAGTGTTAACCGTTGTCCAGCAGGGTTTAGCAAGTCCAGAACATGAGAATTTTATTAGTAGATTATCTAGTTAGTCTGATTGGTGACAATTATCTAGTTAGCAGAAGTTACCATCCAAACTAAAATTCCTAAAATGACATCAACAGGAGGAAGGGGA contains:
- a CDS encoding Uma2 family endonuclease, whose amino-acid sequence is MISTTAISPILTIPPLENGDKLTRHEFERRYHAMPNLKKAELIEGVVYVASPVRAKQHGKPHARIMTWLGTYEAATPGVEALDNTTVLLDTDNEPQPDALLRIETNGQSRINEDDYVEGAPELIVEIAASSASYDLHEKLKVYRRNQVQEYLIWRVYDYQFDWFRLQKGEYIQLQPNADNIICSQVFPGLWLDKTALLGGDLGKVLTVVQQGLASPEHENFISRLSS